ATTTACTTCAATAttcaaaagtcaaaacaatAAGAGTAATtgcaaaattttagattttcaGTAATCAAACAACTCAAAGATCtcgtaaatatttttttccaactttattttatccatgttaatttttttaaaatggcaATCCAATTTGTCTAATCCTAATTACAAAAGAATAAAAGGAAAACAGTTTCAACTTTCTTTACTAAATGCAATGCTTGAAACTGGTAAATggtaattaatgcaaaatacatattttttacacacatatattatcattatcaattattattaaatatcacatgctattattataatttttaattaaatgcttaatttgatgtaaatatcatgtaaaaataataatttgccattggaaatgtggagtagggaaataaaaactaaaaaggaCTATATGTAAAATGTAATATCTTTCATGTGCATTTTAAGAAAGACAATTAATCTTTCCTTTTTACtttatcacatttttttttaacagtcaaacaatataaattttaattaaaattttgaaatataattttacAATATATTGAGATGAGAAAAATCGTAACTTCAttattgataataataataataatactccTTAAAAAGGGAACCACCCACCTACcaaactatttatttatttattaatttattttccttttccctttccttttctttttcttttttctctcaaaacaaaaccaaaccaaaccctTATTTCATTTTCCCTCTTTCTATTTTACCTTTTTCCTCTCTGtgtgtgaagaaaaaaaaaagaaaaaatgaaaatggaGGATTTGGACCCAACTGCATGTTTCATGGTGGATGATGACCTTCTCAACTTCTCTTTGGAAGAGGAAACtgtagaagaagatgatgaaaaaTCAACCAATACTAGCAAAGACCCactttcttattcttcttcatcttcaacAAACCCACTTGTTAGCCTTCTTCCCCACTCTGTAAGTCCTAAAATTTCACTGAATCTTCTGTTTTTTTGTTCGATTTTAGCCTTTTATCGTACTCCGGGGGGTAACCCGGAGTTTTTTTGGCCGGAAATGTTGTGACTCGGTGTTTTTGGGTGAGTCGACTCGGACGAGTTGAACCACCCTGTTTAagagttttgattttttttaggtTCGAACCCGAGACGTATGATTGTGAAATTACCCTTTTGAGATGGCTGTTCTAGGGCTTTGGAGAGTATTTTTGTAAATGATGGTGGAAAAGGTGGGTAGTTTTGAAACGGTTGTTGAGGGAAAACTAGAAAGTTGATTTACAGGCTGAAAGTTGTGAGGCGTTAGGAGAAATCGAtttttttggaccattttacccttgaAACCCTAAACGTTGAAGAATCATGGATGTATGACATGTGGGGGACTggtctttaagaaaaaaaagtttttttgttttttaaatttaatttaatttagtaATAAAAATTGGCATTTTTTTGCTGAATGAAATGAAATGTGGGGTTATTTTAGGAATTTTGGAATGTCTTTATGATTGGGGCATTTGTTGTCACTATGTCTGAGCTGTACAAATAAATGTGCCAGATCAGTTTCAACTTGCATTTCACTATTTTGAAGGACATTTTTGTCCCTAACATCAATGTTAATTTACCCCCCAATTTGTCAAAGTTGTGAATTGTCCTAGTTGGAATTTTGACTTTTAATTTTCCtcaatttatgtttttcttgaGCCTAAGTGGCTATCGGAAACACATCTCTAGCTGAGACACATATACTTGAGGGGTATCAAACAATCTCtttgttaaaaaattacacgtaaaaacatttttttatgtatatataatacgTATTGACACCTGTGACTTCTACGtgattttactttttatattttgatacctCTTAGCTCCACCAGTGCACACAAGGTAGGTGTAAGTTGTATGTACACCCCACCCTCCCCAGGCCCTACTTATGGTATCTCGCTGTGTATGTTGTTCTTGGACCGTGTACAATGTCTAAGCCTAGAACATAACTAGATTCCCTCCTAGCTATGGTTAATTATTACTCCTATTTCTTAAAAGAAAACTTGTAAATTGaacaattaaaaagaaaagagttgTATTGGTTGTTTGAAATAAGTGGCTTAATTGAGATCATTAACATATTGCATTTTGCAGGAATGTGTAGAGGAAGAATTGGAATGGCTGTCAAACAAAGATGCATTTCCAGCAATAGAACTTGGCATTCTTTCCGAGAACCCAGGTATGGTATTTGATCACCATAGCCCGGTTTCGGTGCTGGAGAATAGTAGCAGCACCAGCCACAGCAATGGCAATGGCGTTGCTAATGGAAATGCGTATATGAGCTGCTGTGTCAACTTAAAAGTCCCGGTTAATTATCCTGTTCGTGCACGGAGCAAGAGAAGACGTAGAAGGCGAAGAGGCGGGTTTGCTGACATGCCAAGCGAGCATTGTCTGCCGGTGAGTCAACCGAGTTTCAAGAACGTCAAGCAGCGTGAGCCATTGCTTTCGTTACCGATTAATTCAGCTAAGAGTGCTGCTGCTAGCATTGGGAGGAGGTGCCAACACTGTGGAGCTGATAAGACCCCACAATGGCGGGCAGGTCCTCTGGGGCCAAAAACACTCTGTAATGCTTGTGGTGTGCGCTATAAGTCAGGAAGGCTGTTGCCAGAGTATCGCCCTGCGAATAGCCCTACTTTCTCAGCTGCTGCGCATTCCAATTCCCACCGGAAGGTTTTGGAGATGAGAAAGCATAAGATTGGAGTAGGAGGAATGTTGATTCATGAAGCTTGTGGATATAGGGTAGGACAGTAGTGAGTCATCTGCAGCGTCTTTTCGgacatttttcttcttcatttacTATAGTTAGCATAGACTCTAGGTTTTTGTTGTAACGGTCGTGATAGTCAGTGATTTGTTTTGGTTTTCCATCAAAATCCACTAGGAATTTTGAACTTAGTGTGTTTTATTATATGCTTTTAAGATAGAAATCCAGAAAGAAGAGCTCCTAACAAAGATTTGGTTGTTTTTTCAATCCT
This DNA window, taken from Solanum dulcamara chromosome 3, daSolDulc1.2, whole genome shotgun sequence, encodes the following:
- the LOC129883222 gene encoding GATA transcription factor 1-like; protein product: MKMEDLDPTACFMVDDDLLNFSLEEETVEEDDEKSTNTSKDPLSYSSSSSTNPLVSLLPHSECVEEELEWLSNKDAFPAIELGILSENPGMVFDHHSPVSVLENSSSTSHSNGNGVANGNAYMSCCVNLKVPVNYPVRARSKRRRRRRRGGFADMPSEHCLPVSQPSFKNVKQREPLLSLPINSAKSAAASIGRRCQHCGADKTPQWRAGPLGPKTLCNACGVRYKSGRLLPEYRPANSPTFSAAAHSNSHRKVLEMRKHKIGVGGMLIHEACGYRVGQ